One Lacipirellulaceae bacterium DNA window includes the following coding sequences:
- a CDS encoding response regulator, with amino-acid sequence MAKPRAIVLLIEEEPILREITAFRLELLGFEVIERENAAQASLWLSSKLPNLVAVGQMSDVDSIDFVNRLSDDQRTNHLPVVYLSANSDLEEVQRAFNAGADEYLVTPYDPVVLEKKVVGLIAAAEVEEN; translated from the coding sequence ATGGCAAAGCCCCGCGCTATCGTTTTGCTCATCGAAGAAGAGCCAATCCTTCGCGAAATCACCGCGTTTCGCTTGGAGTTGCTCGGCTTTGAAGTCATCGAACGTGAGAATGCAGCGCAGGCTTCACTGTGGCTCAGTTCGAAGCTCCCTAACCTGGTAGCCGTTGGACAAATGTCTGACGTTGACTCCATAGATTTCGTGAATCGACTTAGCGACGACCAGCGGACGAATCATCTCCCCGTCGTCTATTTATCAGCCAATTCCGACCTAGAAGAGGTCCAGCGAGCCTTCAACGCGGGTGCGGATGAGTACCTGGTGACACCCTACGATCCTGTTGTGCTCGAGAAGAAAGTTGTCGGACTTATCGCCGCTGCTGAAGTTGAAGAGAACTAA